A window of Rhododendron vialii isolate Sample 1 chromosome 11a, ASM3025357v1 contains these coding sequences:
- the LOC131307336 gene encoding uncharacterized protein LOC131307336: MVAYYFQLFLSVLESEHWFCVCISLVESRVYILDSMKHAGQNLDQLEQVNILQKNLFALMKKRRTRSSRNDSRIFEVEYADVPQQTNFHDCGIYVMKYVDRWDGRTYPSTELQGGHIPNIRKRLLLHLFMDEANKERDSILKIIPRR; this comes from the exons ATGGTGGCCTATTATTTTCAGCTTTTCTTGTCTGTGCTTGAAAGTGAACATTGGTTTTGCGTGTGCATATCCCTTGTTGAGTCACGCGTTTATATTCTTGACTCAATGAAGCACGCGGGACAAAACTTGGATCAATTGGAGCAAGTTAACATTTTA CAAAAGAATCTATTTGCACTCATGAAGAAGAGACGTACGCGAAGTTCACGAAATGATTCCCGCATATTTGAAGTTGAATATGCGGATGTGCCACAACAGACAAACTT ccATGATTGTGGAATTTATGTCATGAAGTATGTGGACCGTTGGGATGGTCGAACTTATCCTTCGACTGAACTTCAAGGAGGTCATATTCCAAACATTCGTAAAAGGCTTTTGCTTCATCTTTTCATGGATGAAGCAAATAAGGAAAGAGACTCCATATTAAAAATCATCCCTCGGCGATAA
- the LOC131306962 gene encoding uncharacterized protein LOC131306962 — translation MHLVQYFNPKTCSIEFRRGLIVHITEEDVARVLGMPIGDTLVPTECLELHRTKIEEDFKGGFKGIEIVKLENVIKEGDTDGKFHRAYMLFTLGCLLCPTTKEVAGNRLFPGLIADDLETLKTYKWPTFVLDWLVNEIRNYKVRVTKGRGRKAEGVGGSLFLLMVIYFDLHPLDVEIGKEPEPSIGLWTKELIDIRISKEAEDKPFEDSFFSQFPPHNLKNQICIDMYKDFMHQFMNNLKRLHEMDAAIGEPVVGSPVLRSPQDGPRAQPVEDEGHSPQFSGNFELHEYEDQGEWEEEEQGDQIHKGDEGDHIKKQGDQIHKGEEGDHIKEKGDEIEEEGEVGGDIQNHGWVGVPQAKAKSGGDLN, via the exons ATGCATTTGGTGCAATATTTCAATCCAAAAACTTGTAGCATCGAATTTAGGAGGGGCCTAATTGTTCATATTACTGAAGAAGATGTTGCAAGAGTTTTAGGGATGCCAATAGGGGACACACTCGTGCCTACGGAATGCCTTGAATTACAcagaacaaaaattgaagagGACTTTAAGGGAGGTTTTAAGGGGATTGAAATCGTGAAATTGGAAAATGTGATTAAGGAAGGCGATACTGATGGGAAGTTTCATAGGGCTTACATGCTATTTACATTAGGATGCTTGCTGTGCCCCACCACAAAGGAAGTTGCGGGGAATAGATTGTTCCCTGGGTTGATTGCCGACGACCTTGAAACCTTAAAGACTTATAAGTGGCCGACCTTTGTGTTGGATTGGTTGGTGAACGAGATTCGAAATTATAAGGTTCGGGTAACCAAAGGTCGTGGACGGAAGGCAGAAGGAGTTGGTGGAAGTCTGTTCCTTTTGATG GTCATATATTTTGACTTACATCCGTTGGATGTTGAAATTGGGAAGGAACCTGAGCCTTCTATTGGCTTATGGACAAAAGAATTGATCGATATTCGCATTTCCAAAGAGGCAGAGGACAAGCCATTTGaggattcttttttttctcagttCCCTCCCCATAATTTGAAAAATCAG ATCTGCATTGATATGTACAAAGATTTCATGCATCAATTTATGAATAACTTAAAAAGGTTGCATGAAATGGATGCTGCTATAGGCGAGCCTGTCGTTGGAAGCCCTGTTCTTCGAAGCCCTCAAGATGGTCCACGGGCACAACCTGTAGAAGATGAAGGCCATTCGCCACAATTTAGTGGAAATTTTGAACTACATGAATATGAGGACCAGGGGGagtgggaggaggaggagcagggGGATCAGATTCATAAGGGGGATGAGGGGGATCATATTAAGAAGCAGGGGGATCAGATTCATAAGGGGGAGGAGGGGGATCATATTAAGGAGAAGGGGGATGAGATTGAGGAGGAAGGGGAGGTGGGGGGGGACATCCAAAATCATGGATGGGTCGGCGTCCCGCAAGCGAAAGCAAAAAGCGGTGGTGATCTCAACTGA